The Deltaproteobacteria bacterium nucleotide sequence AGCCGTTCCCGTCCGGACGAAAGATCCGCCAGGGGCAGGGCAAGATCAAGGGGAGGGAGCAGGATGGCAAAAATCGAATATGAGATCAGGGGACAAGTCGCCTATATCACGTTGAACCGGCCCGAGGTCAGAAATGCCTTGGACCGCGAAATGGTCGGTACGCTACACGAATTATGGCAGGAATTTCAAAGCAGTGGTTCCGCGCGCGTGGCCGTCCTGACAGGGGCAGGGGGACACTTTTGCGCGGGCTATGATGTCAAGGCCATCAACTCCAGGCAAGATGCGGGGATACCGTTTGAATGGTCGCGCTCGTCTATGTTCGGAGACAAGCGGATCGGCCCTGACGGGCATGGGGTGACCAAACCGATCATCGCAGCCCTGGACGGCAGCGTCAACGGTGCCGGGTTCTGGCTCGCCCTGCAGAGCGATATCCGGCTGGCTACCGATCGGGCCCGGTTCGGCTTGGGGGAGGCCCGATTCGGTTTTCCGGTGGAGTTCGCCGCGCTGATATCGAACTATGTGCCCAGGGCCGTGGCAATGGAAATGCTTTTTGCGCTGAAGGTTTATGATGCCAGGCGGTTCCATGAACTGGGCATCATCAATGAGATCGTCGACGGGGAGCACCTGATGGAAAAGGCCCGTGATACAGCGGAGGCACTCCTCGAACGAGGGCCTTTGGCGATCATGGCCATGAAGGAACTCATCAATTTCGATCCCAACTATAAAGAAAAGATACGGTTTACTGCAGAAAAAGTTGTTCCTGTCGTGAACTCCGAAGACACCAAGGAAGCGGTTCGGGCATTTGTTGAGAAAAGAAAACCCGAATGGAAATTGAGATGATCCAGGCGGTTATAATGAGTCAGAATAGGTTTCAAATTTTTTGATAGATGATTCATAAGAACTCTTTAAAGGGCCTACACGGTCAGCAAAGAAAGAGTTTGATGCGCAGGAAGCGGGGTCTTCCACCAAGGTCCGAGGCAGGGAGGCCTGTAAACAGGCTATTGCAGAAACAGATGTTGTGATAGATTTTGATGGGTGCACGAAGGGCGGCCGCGCATACGGCCAAGATATCTACGTGATGGGTATTGAACACGGCAAAGTCCGCGTGATCAGTGCTGAAAAGTATCCGAAAGAACTGGCCGGGGCGGGTGAGAAGTAGCGGGGGCGAATAACCCGTGTCGATCCGAAAACGGTCATTGCCGGACGAAGGCGATCAGCGGTTCGCTTTCGGTAATCAGAAAACGGTATCCTGAGACAATCGGTTGAGCTGATAGCAGTGCATCCCGCTGGGCACCGGGCGGGTGCTGACGCCTTTGTCCTTTTTCAAGCGAATCAGTTTGATGACTTGGTAGAGAGGTCAAGGTAGTCACCCTGTATTGTTTTGCCTCCCCCGGAGCGCTCCCCGGGGCAGGCTCCGGAATTGCTCGTATTCAGATGCTCATGTTGCATATGTGGAGTGGAATTTTCACGGAAGCATTGATTTTGGGTAGCCGTCAGATTTGCCAGAAAGAAAATGAGTGTGACCGCACCCTGGGGTTGCACAGGTATCGATATAATCGCGTTTGCTGGAAAACTTATGGGCTTGCACACCAGTATGTGTAGCCAGATGGATATGGAAAAGGGAAAGGGGTGAGATAATATGAAAACAGGTTTGGGGCTGCATAACCAGGATACGGAAGCGCCGGTTTCCCTGGTAAAGTGGAAGTACGAAAAAAACGCCGTAGCCGAGGCCATTGAGCTTTGCGACGGCTTTAAGAACCTGGATCCAAACATGAAGGTGCTCATCAAACCCAATCTGGTGAGCTGGGTCGACAAATACAGATTCGCGCCCTTCGGCGTTCTGACCACGAGTGTGGTGCTTGAAGGGCTGGTACGTGCCCTCAAGGACTTCGGCGTGGGAGACATCACCATCGCCGAGGGGAGTGCTAGACAGGAGGAGATGGGTTCGGAGACCTATATCATCTACGAACGTCTCAATTACGCTTATCTGTCCAAACAGTACGGTGTCCGGCTCGTTGACCTGAATCAGGAGGATCATGTTAGGACCGCACTGGGTCCGTTTACTCTCCGCATCGCGAAACGGGTGCTTGACGCGGAGTTCATGATCAATGTGCCCGTGCTGAAGACACACAATGCGACAAAAATTAGCATGGGGTTCAAGA carries:
- a CDS encoding enoyl-CoA hydratase/isomerase family protein; translated protein: MAKIEYEIRGQVAYITLNRPEVRNALDREMVGTLHELWQEFQSSGSARVAVLTGAGGHFCAGYDVKAINSRQDAGIPFEWSRSSMFGDKRIGPDGHGVTKPIIAALDGSVNGAGFWLALQSDIRLATDRARFGLGEARFGFPVEFAALISNYVPRAVAMEMLFALKVYDARRFHELGIINEIVDGEHLMEKARDTAEALLERGPLAIMAMKELINFDPNYKEKIRFTAEKVVPVVNSEDTKEAVRAFVEKRKPEWKLR